A genome region from Gemmatimonadota bacterium includes the following:
- a CDS encoding 3'(2'),5'-bisphosphate nucleotidase, with amino-acid sequence MGYDREREVAVEAVREAARLCVDVRKSLVGAMEKEDRSPVTVADFGSQALVCRRLKSVFPNDPIVAEEDASVLRGGEQTAMRKTVCEFVRAYAQADEGTICDWIDAGNGDVAERFWTLDPIDGTKGFLRGDQYAVALALVDCGEVKVAALACPALPVDMEEMEGDCGVLFVAVRGEGTRAMSLEGGDVADVRIDDPAWRFAESVESSHGDFDAQGAVARAVGIVSPSLRMDSQVKYGAVARGDAALYLRLPSPEYPDYRENIWDHAAGALIVEEAGGKVSDMFGRPLDFVSAAQMEDNRGVVVSAREIHARVIGALRDM; translated from the coding sequence ATGGGATATGATCGGGAGCGCGAGGTCGCTGTTGAGGCTGTGCGCGAGGCTGCGCGGCTTTGTGTGGATGTGCGAAAATCACTTGTTGGAGCGATGGAGAAGGAGGATCGCAGTCCGGTGACGGTTGCGGATTTTGGCTCGCAGGCACTTGTGTGCAGACGATTAAAGTCGGTTTTTCCCAATGATCCGATTGTGGCGGAGGAAGATGCGTCGGTGCTTCGGGGTGGAGAGCAAACGGCGATGCGGAAGACTGTGTGCGAGTTTGTTCGGGCGTATGCACAGGCGGATGAGGGTACAATTTGCGATTGGATTGATGCGGGTAATGGGGATGTTGCAGAGCGTTTCTGGACACTCGATCCCATTGATGGTACAAAGGGTTTTTTGCGCGGGGATCAATACGCGGTGGCGCTGGCGCTCGTCGATTGCGGTGAGGTGAAGGTTGCCGCGCTGGCGTGTCCGGCTCTGCCTGTGGATATGGAGGAGATGGAGGGCGATTGCGGGGTGTTATTTGTGGCTGTTAGGGGAGAGGGTACACGAGCGATGTCTCTTGAGGGTGGCGATGTTGCTGATGTTCGGATTGATGATCCTGCGTGGCGGTTTGCCGAGAGCGTGGAGTCGTCACACGGCGATTTCGATGCACAGGGAGCTGTGGCTCGGGCGGTTGGGATTGTTTCTCCTTCGCTCAGGATGGATAGTCAGGTGAAATACGGTGCGGTGGCACGCGGCGATGCGGCGTTGTATTTGAGGCTGCCGTCGCCAGAATATCCCGATTATCGCGAGAATATATGGGATCACGCTGCGGGTGCTCTTATTGTTGAGGAAGCCGGTGGGAAGGTGAGCGATATGTTTGGCAGGCCGCTGGATTTTGTATCTGCTGCTCAGATGGAGGACAATCGCGGGGTGGTGGTGAGTGCCCGTGAGATTCACGCGCGGGTGATTGGTGCGCTTCGGGATATGTGA